One segment of Alnus glutinosa chromosome 2, dhAlnGlut1.1, whole genome shotgun sequence DNA contains the following:
- the LOC133860983 gene encoding pentatricopeptide repeat-containing protein At5g39980, chloroplastic gives MCTVSFSPAQVDTFPFSSFFVPLLPLTRTNNYSTVPFKKHKRKPITRFILLSVSASSTAKDVWRRTTPSSPSYHQAYRRHPRKQEPVHLDHSVDMDELLASIGQTQNEQELYALMSPYKGRQLSIRFMVSLLSREPDWQRSLALLDWINEEASYSPSVFAYNVVMRNVLRSKQWEIAHGLFEEMRQRALAPDRYTYSTLITCFGKEGMFDSALAWLQKMEQDRVSGDLVLYSNLIELSRKLHDYSKAISIFSRLKALGIMPDLVAYNSMINVFGKAKLFREARLLIKEMRAVGVLPDTVSYSTLLTMYVENQKFVEALSVFSEMNEVKCPLDLTTCNIMIDVYGQLDMAKEADRLFWSMRKMGIEPNVVSYNTLLRVYGETELFGEAIHLFRLMQRKDIEQNVVTYNTMIKIYGMTLEHEKATNLVQEMQNRGIEPNSITYSTIISIWDKAGKLDRAAMLFQKLRSSGVEIDQVLYQTMIVAYERAGLVAHAKRLLHELKRPDNIPRETAIKILAGAGRIEEATWVFRQAFDAGKVKDISVFGCMIDLYSRNRKQTNVIEVFEKMRAAGYFPDSNVIALVLNAYGKLRDFEKADAVYSELQEEGCVFPDEVHFQMLSLYGARKDFKMVESLFERLDSDPNINKKELHLVVASIYERADRLNDASRIMNRMNERGTLRS, from the coding sequence ATGTGTACGGTCTCGTTCTCGCCTGCGCAAGTCGATACATTTccattctcttcattttttgtcCCATTGTTGCCCCTCACCAGAACCAATAATTACAGCACCGTTCCCTTCAAGAAGCACAAGAGAAAACCCATAACCCGATTCATACTTCTCTCAGTTTCGGCTTCTTCAACAGCCAAAGATGTCTGGCGAAGAACGACGCCGTCCTCACCTTCTTACCACCAAGCGTACCGCAGACACCCCAGAAAACAAGAGCCTGTGCACTTGGATCACAGCGTGGACATGGACGAGCTCTTGGCCTCGATCGGACAGACCCAGAACGAGCAAGAGCTGTACGCTCTAATGTCACCGTACAAAGGCAGACAGCTCTCAATACGTTTCATGGTTTCGCTGCTCTCGCGCGAGCCTGACTGGCAAAGGTCGCTAGCGCTGCTCGACTGGATTAACGAAGAGGCTTCGTATTCGCCTTCGGTGTTCGCGTACAACGTGGTCATGCGCAATGTGCTTCGCTCGAAGCAGTGGGAGATTGCGCATGGGCTGTTTGAGGAAATGCGCCAGAGAGCGCTCGCGCCTGATAGGTATACTTACTCGACGCTTATTACTTGTTTTGGGAAGGAGGGTATGTTTGACTCTGCGCTGGCTTGGCTCCAGAAAATGGAGCAAGACCGTGTGTCTGGGGACCTTGTTTTGTATAGTAATTTGATTGAGCTTTCCCGGAAGTTACATGATTATTCCAAGGCTATATCAATCTTTTCGAGGTTGAAAGCGTTGGGTATTATGCCGGACCTTGTAGCTTATAACTCGATGATCAATGTGTTTGGTAAAGCTAAGCTATTTCGAGAAGCCCGTCTTCTTATTAAAGAGATGAGGGCAGTGGGTGTTTTGCCGGATACGGTGAGCTATTCGACGCTTTTAACTATGTATGTCGAGAATCAGAAGTTTGTTGAGGCACTATCTGTTTTCTCTGAGATGAATGAGGTGAAGTGCCCGCTTGACCTTACAACGTGCAATATTATGATTGATGTTTATGGACAGCTGGATATGGCCAAGGAAGCTGACAGACTGTTTTGGAGCATGAGGAAGATGGGAATTGAACCCAATGTTGTTAGTTACAATACCCTTTTGAGGGTTTATGGTGAGACTGAGCTTTTTGGGGAGGCCATCCATCTTTTTCGGTTGATGCAGAGGAAGGATATTGAGCAGAATGTTGTTACCTACAACACCATGATCAAGATTTATGGGATGACTCTTGAGCATGAAAAAGCTACGAATCTTGTGCAAGAGATGCAGAATAGAGGGATCGAACCAAATTCCATTACGTACTCTACAATAATATCTATATGGGATAAGGCAGGGAAATTGGATCGGGCAGCAATGCTGTTTCAGAAGCTTAGGAGTTCGGGAGTTGAGATTGATCAGGTCCTTTATCAGACGATGATTGTGGCTTATGAGAGGGCAGGTTTGGTTGCTCATGCTAAGCGTTTGCTTCATGAACTCAAGCGCCCAGACAATATCCCCAGGGAGACTGCAATTAAGATTCTTGCTGGAGCAGGTCGGATTGAAGAGGCTACATGGGTTTTTCGCCAGGCTTTTGATGCTGGGAAGGTGAAAGATATATCAGTTTTTGGGTGCATGATTGATCTTTATTCAAGGAACAGGAAGCAAACAAATGTCATTGAGGTGTTTGAGAAGATGAGAGCCGCAGGTTATTTTCCTGATTCTAATGTGATTGCTCTTGTTCTGAATGCTTATGGGAAGTTGCGGGATTTTGAGAAGGCGGATGCTGTATATAGTGAGCTGCAGGAAGAGGGATGTGTTTTTCCAGATGAAGTTCACTTCCAGATGCTCAGTCTCTATGGTGCTAGAAAGGATTTTAAGATGGTAGAGTCACTGTTCGAGAGGCTGGACTCTGATCCCAACATCAACAAGAAGGAGTTGCATCTTGTTGTTGCCAGCATCTATGAAAGAGCGGATAGACTTAATGATGCATCCCGAATCATGAACAGAATGAATGAAAGAGGAACTTTGAGATCATGA